GGAAAATAATTTTCGCAAAAGGGTTTATTTTACTAATGATGTCGACCAATACAACACCTTCAGCACCAAAACTGCACGCATAAATCATTTTTTCTTCGTATTCCTTATACGCCCATTTAATGACATCAACAAAATCTTTGAAACCATTTTGCAATTGTTGTACATAGTCTTGATCCCAACGATCATAAGTTAGTGTGCTACCCAATGATGGTTCCCCCCTAAAGAATGATTGATAAAATCCAATGGTATTAACGTATTGTTTTCAACAACAATCTGATTCATTTTATTGACATTTCCGATTTCATGGATGGATGTAACTGCTCTGATCCAAGAACCATGCCCAAATACTAAAATCTTTTGATAGGATGCATATTTTTCTAAAAAAGCGAAAATCCGATTTTCAAAATCAGCAAGACTTTCTCCCAAAACGAGATGTCTCGGATGTTCCAACCACTCACTTTGGTATTTTTCAATTAATTTCCTTTTTTCTATGCCTTCAAATGAGCCAAAATCTAACTCATCTAAGAGTTCTTCACATCTATAATTTGTAAATCCATAATGAGTGGCAGTTTGTTGGGTTCTTTTTAACGTACTAGTTAGAACGATATCAAACGGACCCATTTCATTTAATAGTTGTTTATTTTTTTGAATTTGTTTCGAAACATTTGGTGTGATTGGATCGATCGGGACATCTCTTCTTCCTTGAAGCAGTCCTTTCTTATTCCAATCCGTCGGTAAATGACGAATTAAGAAAATAAGCATTTGGTTTCCTCCAAAAAAAATGTTTCGCTTCTCAGTCCAGAGCGTTGAGCTTCCAACATTAAAATATCTTGAGGCTTGACATTTCCTAAATTTACGTTTGGGCCTAAAAGATTAATGAAAAACATTTGCTGTTTTGGTGTTGGAGCTTCGAAAATAATTTTCCGTATATCGGTGTATTGAATGAAATCATTTATTAAATGTTTTTTTACTTTTCCATCACTTTCATAAATCCCCACGGTTCCTGAATCTCTTCCTTCCACCATGATATATTCGCAGCCTGCTTCTAAGAGTGCTTGAACTTCTTCTAACCATTGGGTATTTGTGTACACCTTCGAGTGATCTTTAGATCCAACTTCACCAATCACGTGGAATAAACTTTTCATTTGGTTGATCAATTCAATTCGTTTCTCTAGCGGAATGTCCAATGTGCCGTCTGAAACTTCAATCCACTCTATTTTGAGATCCTTTAAAAATTCAACATATTCATTGATTTTTTCTTGATAATAGGCTTTTTCAAACAATGTCCCGCCACAATATGGCTGAATATCATATTCCTTGTACAATTCGATTTTTCTTTTCAAATTGGGTGTTACATAGGCTGAACCGATTCCGATTTTTGCAAGATCAATAAAAGAATGATA
This sequence is a window from Bacillus sp. (in: firmicutes). Protein-coding genes within it:
- a CDS encoding phosphoglycerate mutase family protein; translation: MLIFLIRHLPTDWNKKGLLQGRRDVPIDPITPNVSKQIQKNKQLLNEMGPFDIVLTSTLKRTQQTATHYGFTNYRCEELLDELDFGSFEGIEKRKLIEKYQSEWLEHPRHLVLGESLADFENRIFAFLEKYASYQKILVFGHGSWIRAVTSIHEIGNVNKMNQIVVENNTLIPLDFINHSLGGNHHWVAH
- a CDS encoding phosphosulfolactate synthase, translating into MNFLSLPTRVKKNRRYGITVIADFGIPVGELTHILSDYHSFIDLAKIGIGSAYVTPNLKRKIELYKEYDIQPYCGGTLFEKAYYQEKINEYVEFLKDLKIEWIEVSDGTLDIPLEKRIELINQMKSLFHVIGEVGSKDHSKVYTNTQWLEEVQALLEAGCEYIMVEGRDSGTVGIYESDGKVKKHLINDFIQYTDIRKIIFEAPTPKQQMFFINLLGPNVNLGNVKPQDILMLEAQRSGLRSETFFLEETKCLFS